The following are from one region of the Aequoribacter fuscus genome:
- the fliG gene encoding flagellar motor switch protein FliG, giving the protein MTSTEQAAIIVLLLGEQQASDIIKYLNPREVQALGSAMMSVADIPQESVNAVLDDFVQTIKKQTNLGLGTNEYVETVFKRALGEDKASTVLGRILPGASSKGLEILRWMDPRAITDMISGEHPQVIAIILSVLEYDIAADVLNFLPAEKRAEILQRVANLESVQPSAMEELERIMKQQFSSNSSAKSSSFGGVKTAAKIMNFVKVDLESKIMGDLSAIDEDIMLKIQDNMFTFDNLSMVDNKAIQVLMRNVDQDMLMVALKGAGEEVKEKFFGNMSQRARAMFVDDMESKGPMRISDVEDAQKTIMRLARKLSDAGELVLAGRGDDFV; this is encoded by the coding sequence ATGACGAGCACAGAGCAAGCGGCGATCATTGTGTTATTGCTGGGTGAGCAACAAGCCTCCGATATTATCAAGTATCTCAATCCGAGAGAGGTGCAGGCTCTGGGTTCTGCCATGATGTCTGTTGCCGATATCCCGCAAGAATCTGTGAATGCCGTCCTCGATGACTTTGTGCAAACAATCAAGAAGCAAACCAACTTAGGGCTCGGGACTAACGAATATGTAGAGACGGTGTTTAAGAGAGCACTGGGGGAAGACAAAGCATCGACGGTTCTTGGTCGAATCTTGCCAGGTGCCTCAAGTAAGGGCTTAGAGATCTTAAGGTGGATGGATCCAAGGGCGATAACCGACATGATCTCTGGCGAGCATCCTCAAGTCATCGCCATTATTCTCTCGGTCTTGGAATACGACATTGCTGCTGATGTTCTGAATTTCTTACCGGCCGAAAAGCGAGCCGAGATTTTGCAGCGAGTCGCGAACCTGGAATCTGTTCAACCATCTGCAATGGAAGAATTGGAGCGGATCATGAAACAGCAGTTCTCCAGTAATTCATCTGCTAAGTCCTCTAGTTTTGGTGGTGTCAAAACGGCGGCCAAGATCATGAACTTCGTAAAAGTCGACCTTGAAAGCAAGATCATGGGTGATCTTTCGGCAATCGATGAAGACATCATGTTAAAAATCCAAGATAATATGTTCACCTTCGATAATCTTTCGATGGTAGATAACAAGGCGATACAGGTTCTCATGCGCAATGTTGATCAAGACATGCTGATGGTAGCCTTAAAGGGTGCAGGTGAAGAAGTGAAGGAGAAGTTCTTCGGTAACATGTCTCAGCGTGCCAGAGCAATGTTCGTTGATGATATGGAATCTAAAGGCCCCATGCGCATATCTGATGTAGAGGATGCTCAGAAAACCATCATGCGTCTCGCACGAAAGCTCTCAGACGCTGGTGAATTAGTGCTCGCTGGACGAGGTGATGACTTTGTCTAA
- a CDS encoding putative porin: MRRSLPLALVLASAHTIAAGSDDVDALKSELDQLKALVMKLEQRLADVEGQTIPVEDLTALTKLNPVAVKSAQESRVTLASDFRLRYESIEKQGSDRRERERLRARASLTYKGDDFTGVFALASGGDSPTSTNQTLGGGGTSKALQLDMAYVIYPLNDQVNVLAGKMKNPLHRPGKYGLVWDSDYRPEGVFLTTETGDFELTAGSFWLESDSKNGNERAVYALQGMYKAQVGDTKLNLGLGYFEANLSGDKAFWSGDTIKLGNYQDCSNGSCVFTNDYHVIEAFAEANFTSSVNGFAHWIENTEANSDNTGYVLGLNIGKAKNAGDWAFQAAWQNLENEATVALLTDSDFAGGGTGGEGSQLTLSYKASSSLAINLLYSDTERTTYIDPNPLDYKRLVLDFSMKY; this comes from the coding sequence ATGCGCCGCTCACTCCCACTTGCTCTTGTCCTCGCATCAGCACACACAATCGCCGCCGGTAGTGACGATGTGGATGCACTCAAATCCGAGTTAGATCAACTCAAAGCGCTGGTTATGAAGCTTGAGCAACGCCTTGCCGATGTCGAAGGACAAACAATACCGGTTGAGGATTTGACCGCCTTAACCAAGCTGAACCCCGTCGCCGTAAAATCAGCACAAGAATCACGAGTGACACTGGCGAGCGATTTTCGCCTGCGCTACGAATCTATTGAGAAACAAGGCTCAGATCGGCGTGAGCGCGAGCGCTTGCGTGCGCGCGCGTCGCTCACCTACAAAGGTGATGACTTTACTGGCGTATTCGCGTTAGCCTCGGGTGGCGATAGCCCAACATCAACCAATCAGACCCTAGGCGGTGGCGGCACCAGCAAAGCTCTGCAGCTTGATATGGCGTATGTTATCTACCCCTTAAATGATCAAGTGAACGTGCTTGCGGGCAAAATGAAAAACCCACTGCATCGCCCAGGCAAATACGGTTTGGTGTGGGATTCTGACTACCGTCCAGAGGGTGTGTTTTTGACAACCGAGACGGGTGACTTTGAATTGACCGCCGGCAGCTTTTGGCTCGAGAGCGACAGTAAGAACGGCAATGAACGCGCAGTCTACGCTTTGCAAGGGATGTACAAAGCCCAAGTAGGCGACACGAAGTTAAACCTTGGTTTGGGGTATTTCGAAGCCAATCTCTCTGGCGACAAAGCCTTTTGGTCGGGTGACACCATCAAACTGGGCAACTACCAAGACTGCAGCAATGGATCCTGTGTTTTCACGAACGACTACCACGTCATTGAGGCATTCGCAGAAGCCAACTTTACCAGCAGCGTCAACGGCTTTGCGCACTGGATCGAAAATACCGAAGCGAATAGCGACAACACGGGCTACGTGCTTGGCCTCAATATTGGTAAAGCAAAAAATGCTGGCGACTGGGCTTTTCAGGCCGCTTGGCAGAATCTTGAAAACGAAGCCACGGTCGCACTGCTCACCGATTCAGATTTCGCGGGTGGCGGTACCGGGGGCGAAGGGTCACAGTTAACGCTGAGCTACAAGGCAAGCTCTAGCCTCGCTATTAACCTGTTGTACTCGGATACCGAAAGAACCACCTATATTGACCCAAACCCGCTGGATTACAAGCGCCTGGTTCTAGATTTTTCGATGAAATACTAG
- a CDS encoding sigma-54 interaction domain-containing protein translates to MKSQASLYVLAESLEFKSSVFLIPRNAIELALLLGRMGCERVFPIPENTSDSDAWLFLATQVQQLIGAVSSREGTRKSMIFSDPKSKSMLALIERVAGVEVSTLLTGESGVGKEVVATILHKMSARARKPFIAVNCAAIPENLVESFLFGHCKGAFTGAVKDQPGVFEEADGGIVFLDEVGELPLHVQPKLLRLLQERRSARVGAHKEHSFDVRVLAATNQDLHELVKQKKFREDLFYRINAFHIRIPSLRERTEDIKNIALFCASSLLIGGCVAELTEEAIQKLISYGWPGNVRELENVICRAKVLAVAAVIEPQHIVFDSVSFIDESPDPESSSLQATSDVPQGSVSSLSASKEELEQQWILRAIEETSTREEAAAVLGISPRTLRHKLQKFKQFGSMVTEQRSEAIGGFGS, encoded by the coding sequence ATGAAGTCTCAGGCATCGCTCTATGTACTCGCTGAGTCTCTTGAGTTCAAAAGCAGTGTGTTCTTGATTCCGCGGAATGCCATCGAGCTGGCGCTGCTCCTCGGTCGTATGGGCTGCGAAAGGGTATTTCCTATTCCAGAAAATACCAGTGATTCCGATGCGTGGTTGTTTTTGGCTACTCAAGTTCAACAGCTCATTGGGGCAGTATCTAGCAGAGAGGGCACGCGAAAATCCATGATTTTCAGTGACCCCAAAAGCAAAAGCATGTTGGCGCTGATAGAGCGCGTTGCAGGGGTCGAGGTGTCTACCTTGCTCACGGGTGAGTCAGGAGTAGGGAAGGAAGTCGTGGCCACCATTCTCCACAAAATGTCTGCGAGGGCAAGAAAGCCTTTTATCGCGGTTAATTGCGCCGCAATTCCTGAAAACTTAGTAGAAAGTTTTTTGTTTGGGCATTGCAAGGGCGCATTTACCGGTGCTGTTAAAGATCAGCCTGGAGTATTTGAGGAGGCTGATGGCGGGATTGTTTTTTTGGACGAGGTTGGTGAGCTTCCTCTTCATGTCCAGCCAAAACTCCTCAGGTTGTTGCAGGAGCGACGGTCAGCGAGGGTGGGAGCGCACAAGGAGCACAGCTTCGATGTTCGAGTGCTCGCTGCTACTAATCAGGATCTCCATGAGCTGGTCAAGCAGAAAAAGTTTAGAGAAGATTTGTTTTACCGGATAAACGCATTCCACATCAGAATACCGAGCTTGAGGGAGCGGACAGAAGATATCAAAAACATCGCACTATTCTGTGCATCCTCATTACTGATCGGAGGTTGCGTTGCCGAACTCACGGAGGAAGCGATACAGAAGCTAATCTCTTACGGTTGGCCTGGTAATGTTCGTGAGCTTGAGAACGTGATTTGTCGCGCTAAAGTTCTGGCGGTTGCCGCTGTCATCGAGCCACAACATATTGTGTTCGATTCTGTGAGCTTCATTGACGAGAGCCCAGATCCCGAGAGTTCGAGCCTTCAAGCGACGTCAGACGTGCCTCAGGGCTCGGTATCAAGCCTGTCTGCGAGTAAAGAGGAGCTGGAGCAGCAGTGGATCCTCAGGGCCATCGAAGAGACGAGTACTCGGGAAGAGGCGGCGGCTGTTCTAGGGATTAGCCCGAGGACACTAAGACATAAGTTGCAAAAGTTCAAACAATTTGGATCTATGGTTACAGAGCAGAGATCTGAAGCGATCGGAGGGTTTGGTTCATGA
- a CDS encoding XdhC family protein has product MSLKLLVTQAEIIGAALKAVRQGLDAWLVTIVEITGSLPRPLGSMMVYSEMATLGSVSGGCVEECLIERLQLGEFPAGTARLTKYGVDADDNERYGLPCGGKLTLLVEALGARDEPWLQELHATLVARHFVERAIKLEPYHCSLNTTSMSNSPAVAWQQTCGVHRLGPEHRLVLIGAGQLAETLSALALQMEYQIIVLDPRQDKVDEWRGPDVSVQVLRGIDQLAGYADSHTSLITLTHDRDIDDNALFAAADMPYTFIGALGSRRTSANRSSRLRARGLSEEALARIHAPVGIDIGSKTPMEIAVSILAQLTQLKRGAMSQSAHSCLSVA; this is encoded by the coding sequence ATGTCGCTTAAGCTTCTGGTCACACAAGCGGAGATTATCGGAGCAGCGCTTAAAGCGGTTCGCCAGGGGCTTGATGCTTGGCTGGTCACTATTGTTGAAATCACCGGGTCGCTGCCGCGACCTCTAGGCTCGATGATGGTGTATAGCGAGATGGCGACTTTAGGGTCAGTCTCGGGCGGCTGTGTTGAAGAGTGCCTGATCGAGCGTTTGCAGTTGGGAGAGTTTCCCGCAGGTACGGCAAGATTAACCAAGTATGGCGTCGATGCCGATGATAACGAGCGCTATGGGCTGCCCTGTGGCGGTAAATTAACGCTGTTAGTCGAAGCACTGGGAGCGCGTGATGAACCTTGGCTGCAGGAATTGCACGCTACACTTGTGGCTCGACATTTTGTCGAGCGAGCCATCAAACTTGAGCCTTACCACTGCTCCTTGAATACCACCTCGATGTCGAATTCGCCGGCGGTTGCTTGGCAGCAAACCTGCGGTGTGCACCGGTTAGGTCCAGAGCATCGTTTAGTGTTGATCGGGGCGGGGCAGTTGGCTGAGACCCTGTCAGCGCTTGCTCTACAAATGGAGTATCAGATTATTGTGCTTGACCCGCGTCAGGATAAGGTCGACGAATGGCGGGGCCCTGACGTGAGTGTTCAGGTGTTGAGAGGAATCGATCAGCTCGCCGGCTACGCCGATTCACACACCAGTTTGATTACCCTGACCCATGACCGCGATATCGATGATAACGCCTTGTTTGCCGCTGCAGATATGCCCTATACCTTTATTGGTGCCTTGGGTTCACGACGTACAAGTGCGAATCGCAGCTCACGGTTGCGAGCAAGAGGTTTAAGTGAAGAGGCACTTGCGCGTATTCACGCGCCCGTGGGTATCGATATTGGCAGCAAAACACCGATGGAAATTGCGGTGTCGATCTTGGCTCAGCTCACCCAGCTTAAGCGCGGTGCTATGAGTCAGTCCGCTCACAGTTGTCTAAGCGTCGCGTAA
- the fliF gene encoding flagellar basal-body MS-ring/collar protein FliF → METVMIDNASNRGGAGVPSLSGQDDAGGAGSSKTASEPNQNTALSTTATGLAPTVRRVLQQPAVKRSMPAISVLLAVLLFVIFGSMLNSTGYRSISNGMSEPDRQASYDALLASQYKVRINPASGMIEVPDGSYQQAKLFLASQGLPRSAIAGGYSALNENASMTQSQFMEQVQYNNAMELELAKTISQIDSIESARVHIAVNKQSVFVRERMPSKASVVVKPYFGRVVTQPQVQSIIHLVSSSVPYMSTTDVTVVDNYGILLSSDSSDDSLGTQKNIDFERRMEAELSGRIVDLIMPVLGEGNVKSIVNVDVDFTETESTFEEFDRSGTGPKTRSEVLSNDEVIGQAAAGIPGGVSNIAPDAPELEATGAAAGAGAGLETTQRTQTTRNYELDKAVRYVKEQPGRVLGLTAAIMLNESALRDLVLIKLRQAAGTTSNSTPLEGRLAPDSAGDVNATSVGLEEFSEQQINEQMDIEIERFRGLVIRALPFDDVRGDSINIAAAPFYIDAPIEIITPWWEQEGIVEWGKHGFTVIAFLFLLLLVVRPIMAFYMPKPSVDDLAVLAEKMKDGELTPAELEALEKGETLEEIKAKLKPKKSSISADMLDTANTYDDKVALIRLLVAEDSGRVANVLKKMIKPA, encoded by the coding sequence ATGGAAACTGTTATGATCGACAACGCCTCGAATCGGGGCGGGGCTGGTGTCCCTAGTCTTTCTGGTCAGGATGATGCGGGCGGTGCCGGCTCCTCTAAAACGGCGTCGGAGCCGAACCAAAATACAGCGCTGAGCACCACAGCGACGGGCCTCGCTCCAACTGTCAGGAGAGTGCTCCAGCAGCCTGCCGTGAAGCGTTCAATGCCCGCGATTTCTGTTCTTTTGGCGGTACTCCTTTTTGTCATTTTTGGCTCAATGCTAAATTCAACCGGTTACCGCTCGATATCCAATGGCATGAGTGAGCCTGATCGACAGGCATCATACGACGCTCTGCTGGCATCTCAGTACAAGGTAAGGATTAATCCCGCGTCAGGAATGATAGAAGTCCCAGATGGATCATATCAGCAAGCCAAGTTGTTCTTGGCTTCACAAGGTCTCCCGAGGTCTGCCATTGCTGGGGGATATAGCGCGCTGAATGAAAACGCGTCTATGACGCAAAGCCAGTTCATGGAACAGGTCCAATATAACAACGCAATGGAGCTAGAGCTCGCAAAAACGATAAGCCAGATAGATTCCATCGAGAGTGCCAGAGTCCACATAGCGGTCAACAAGCAAAGCGTTTTCGTGCGAGAGCGGATGCCATCTAAAGCTTCGGTGGTTGTGAAACCCTATTTTGGCCGGGTGGTGACGCAGCCACAGGTCCAGTCCATCATCCACCTGGTTTCTTCGAGCGTTCCCTACATGTCAACGACCGATGTCACCGTAGTTGATAACTATGGAATCTTACTGTCATCAGATAGCAGCGACGATAGTCTCGGAACACAGAAAAACATCGATTTTGAAAGACGTATGGAAGCGGAGCTGTCAGGTCGGATTGTGGACTTGATAATGCCGGTCTTGGGCGAGGGTAATGTCAAGAGCATTGTCAATGTGGATGTAGACTTTACCGAGACAGAGTCAACTTTTGAAGAATTTGATCGAAGCGGAACCGGACCAAAAACCAGATCAGAAGTATTAAGTAACGACGAAGTTATAGGGCAAGCTGCGGCTGGGATTCCCGGCGGCGTTTCTAACATAGCGCCTGATGCTCCAGAGTTAGAGGCCACCGGCGCGGCAGCTGGTGCGGGTGCAGGGCTAGAGACTACTCAGCGGACTCAAACAACGCGCAACTACGAGTTAGATAAAGCTGTCAGATATGTCAAAGAGCAGCCAGGACGGGTTTTAGGGTTGACCGCAGCTATTATGCTTAATGAGTCGGCCCTGAGAGATTTAGTATTAATAAAGTTGCGACAAGCTGCTGGTACCACATCCAATTCGACCCCATTAGAAGGGAGATTGGCACCAGACAGTGCGGGTGATGTGAACGCAACCTCAGTCGGGTTGGAAGAGTTTTCAGAGCAGCAGATCAACGAGCAGATGGACATCGAGATCGAGCGGTTTAGGGGGCTCGTGATAAGGGCTCTTCCATTTGACGACGTAAGGGGTGATAGCATTAACATTGCCGCGGCGCCATTTTATATTGATGCTCCGATAGAGATTATTACGCCATGGTGGGAGCAGGAAGGGATCGTTGAATGGGGTAAGCACGGATTTACTGTCATTGCGTTTCTGTTTCTCTTGCTTCTTGTCGTTAGACCCATCATGGCATTCTATATGCCCAAACCAAGTGTCGATGACCTAGCCGTTCTCGCAGAGAAGATGAAGGATGGAGAGCTCACCCCGGCAGAACTAGAAGCTCTTGAAAAAGGGGAGACGCTCGAAGAAATCAAAGCGAAACTCAAGCCCAAGAAATCGTCGATATCAGCCGATATGTTGGATACTGCCAACACCTATGATGATAAAGTGGCACTCATCAGGCTTTTGGTGGCCGAAGACTCGGGACGAGTGGCTAACGTGCTCAAGAAAATGATCAAGCCGGCTTAA
- a CDS encoding sigma-54 interaction domain-containing protein, with product MSNSWIGSSSQTLELKGLVSQIANTDAPVLIRGSSGVGKEIVAQYIHRSSDRAASGEFVAVNCAAIPHDLLESELFGHVRGAFSGAISDYKGRFRQAHGGTLFLDEIGDMPEQLQVKLLRIIQDGRVRPLGADKEIQTDSRIISATHLDMEEAIKVGSFREDLFFRLNVVPLFVADLRERQEEIPDLFEFFANKYASSHPPISLCPYSSALIMTYDWPGNVRELENFCQRLSIFYPGQKINVRSISQQFIPPGMRSIISEVAAIGSGSALPDLESIGLNAADYDSAAAQSETDSLHTLQDFDRWIGIGLEDLDVSEGLKQSMTEIEKRLISSALKLVNYNVSECSRLLKVNRTTLIDKINRYEIL from the coding sequence ATGTCTAATAGTTGGATTGGCTCATCCTCGCAGACCCTCGAGCTTAAGGGCTTAGTTTCTCAGATTGCGAATACCGATGCGCCGGTCTTAATACGCGGTTCCTCTGGGGTGGGTAAGGAAATTGTTGCCCAGTATATTCATCGATCGTCCGATCGCGCGGCTTCGGGTGAGTTCGTTGCAGTGAATTGTGCCGCGATACCACACGATCTGCTTGAGAGCGAGTTATTCGGACATGTCAGAGGTGCTTTTTCGGGCGCAATATCTGACTATAAAGGCAGATTCCGTCAGGCTCATGGTGGGACACTGTTCCTTGATGAAATTGGCGATATGCCTGAGCAATTGCAGGTCAAACTTCTTCGTATTATCCAAGATGGGAGGGTCAGGCCCCTTGGTGCAGACAAAGAGATACAGACAGATTCGCGAATAATATCGGCAACGCATCTCGATATGGAAGAAGCTATAAAAGTAGGCTCTTTTAGAGAAGATTTATTCTTTAGATTAAATGTGGTGCCTCTTTTCGTTGCTGATCTCCGCGAGCGGCAGGAGGAAATCCCCGATCTCTTCGAGTTTTTTGCGAATAAGTATGCGTCTAGTCACCCCCCGATCAGCCTTTGCCCCTACTCTAGTGCACTAATCATGACCTACGATTGGCCGGGCAATGTCCGAGAGTTAGAAAACTTCTGTCAAAGGTTGTCGATTTTTTACCCTGGGCAGAAAATTAACGTTAGATCTATCTCACAACAATTTATCCCGCCGGGTATGCGATCAATCATTAGTGAAGTGGCAGCGATCGGATCTGGCTCTGCGCTCCCCGACCTCGAAAGTATCGGTTTGAACGCTGCTGACTACGATTCTGCGGCTGCGCAAAGTGAAACAGATTCTCTTCATACACTCCAAGACTTCGATCGGTGGATCGGGATTGGTTTAGAGGATCTCGATGTGTCGGAGGGCTTAAAACAGTCGATGACCGAAATAGAAAAACGGCTCATCTCGTCTGCGCTCAAACTGGTTAATTACAATGTGTCAGAGTGCTCCCGACTGTTAAAGGTCAACCGGACGACGCTGATCGATAAGATCAATAGGTATGAAATTTTGTAG
- the fliE gene encoding flagellar hook-basal body complex protein FliE, with product MISDKTVNGVLGLLQQAQEVHRKSSELAAFSGLESSATTGKFSDSIMDVIKDVNSQQMQASETRASFEYSEDMPLTQVILDTQKASIAFEATLQIRNKVLKAYQDIMSMPV from the coding sequence ATGATAAGCGATAAGACTGTCAATGGAGTTCTAGGGCTTTTGCAGCAGGCACAGGAAGTGCACAGAAAATCTTCGGAGCTCGCGGCTTTCTCTGGATTGGAATCTTCCGCTACAACGGGTAAGTTTTCTGACAGCATCATGGACGTGATCAAGGATGTCAATTCGCAGCAGATGCAAGCTAGCGAAACCAGGGCATCATTCGAGTACTCAGAGGACATGCCGCTGACTCAGGTTATTCTGGACACGCAGAAAGCGTCGATTGCTTTTGAAGCAACTCTTCAAATAAGAAACAAAGTTCTCAAGGCATACCAAGATATCATGAGTATGCCAGTTTAA
- a CDS encoding TIGR00153 family protein, with product MSIRMPIADLLVKSPIETITQHIAATLEATEALIPFLEAEFSKSWEQAAELHKTVVASEHRADELKAEFRKNMPKRLMMPVSRTDLLRLITSQDKIANCAKDIAGIIVGRRMRFPKPMRAGVLDFVRTSVEAVRYAKEAVNQLDIYVKSGFGQNNLERVEAALARIDEAERQTDTMQSDLRAQLFKLEKDLSPVEAMFLYEVLVWIGDIADNAEDVGNHVQSIALS from the coding sequence ATGTCGATTAGAATGCCTATTGCTGATTTGCTGGTTAAGTCACCAATCGAAACCATTACCCAACACATCGCCGCTACGCTGGAAGCGACCGAGGCGTTGATACCATTTCTAGAAGCCGAGTTCAGCAAAAGCTGGGAGCAAGCCGCAGAGCTTCATAAGACTGTGGTAGCCAGTGAACATCGCGCCGATGAATTAAAAGCCGAGTTTCGCAAGAATATGCCAAAGCGCTTGATGATGCCGGTATCGCGCACCGATTTGTTACGCCTGATTACATCGCAAGACAAAATTGCTAACTGCGCGAAAGACATCGCCGGCATTATTGTCGGGCGTCGAATGCGGTTTCCAAAGCCTATGCGCGCTGGGGTGCTCGATTTCGTAAGAACTTCCGTCGAGGCGGTTCGCTACGCGAAAGAAGCCGTTAATCAACTGGATATCTACGTGAAGTCTGGGTTCGGACAAAACAACCTAGAGCGTGTTGAAGCGGCCTTGGCTCGAATCGATGAAGCCGAGCGGCAAACCGATACCATGCAAAGCGATTTGCGTGCGCAGCTGTTTAAGCTAGAGAAAGACCTGTCGCCAGTCGAAGCCATGTTTTTGTACGAAGTCTTGGTATGGATTGGCGATATTGCCGACAACGCCGAAGATGTGGGTAACCACGTTCAGTCGATAGCGCTTAGCTAA
- a CDS encoding nucleotidyltransferase family protein has product MSVGILILAAGRSRRMGTDKRLLPWRETRLLERSIQLCRDSGLSYRIALSCREDDDLIAQRFEPNCIRIKESDLGLGHTLAHAIGSLPRSWSGVIVHLADMPLVQVSTFQTIAHELQKHPIVIPSYQQQWGNPRGFSQSLWPELALLRGDQGAKDLIKKHSDLCHVLDLTDAGVLVDIDTQKDYQTWQH; this is encoded by the coding sequence ATGAGTGTCGGAATTTTAATACTCGCCGCGGGGCGCAGCCGCCGTATGGGAACCGACAAACGGTTGCTGCCCTGGCGGGAAACGCGGCTACTTGAGCGATCAATACAGCTGTGCCGCGACAGCGGTTTGAGCTACCGTATTGCATTGAGCTGTCGGGAAGACGACGATCTTATCGCGCAAAGATTTGAACCAAATTGTATTCGCATTAAGGAATCAGATCTGGGCTTGGGTCACACACTTGCTCACGCCATTGGCAGCTTACCTCGGTCTTGGAGCGGCGTTATCGTGCATCTCGCTGATATGCCCTTGGTGCAGGTATCGACCTTTCAGACAATTGCGCACGAACTGCAAAAGCACCCGATTGTGATTCCAAGCTATCAACAGCAGTGGGGCAACCCACGCGGTTTTTCGCAATCACTGTGGCCCGAACTGGCGTTACTAAGGGGCGATCAAGGCGCTAAAGACTTAATCAAAAAGCACTCAGATTTGTGCCATGTGTTAGATCTTACCGATGCTGGCGTCTTAGTCGATATCGATACCCAAAAAGACTACCAAACCTGGCAGCATTGA
- a CDS encoding ABC transporter substrate-binding protein: protein MKFRLSLVLLFFCNTVFANDLQYVRVQLEWKYQFEFAGFIAAKELGYYQEAGLDVDLVEYEPSVDNVLSLIQGDADYVVHNSNLVVHGGHIAPVVVLATYFQRSPLIFVTHPSIRTPGDLVGKRIMGTTDEFRYSSLALLLNHFYVNSTNSDIREHTFSIDDFIQGKVDAMSAFRSNQLYELDRLGVAYNVIDPADYGFVSSAVSVLATQNAVVQNPEQTQRFVEATNRGWEYALENVDAVIDMILTRYSQQKSAPALRYEAAVTEQMMQLDLFPLGATSDELGQRIFKQLKRSGLLHADERGLKALANSLREAISEATFSSGLEVTASFGFGLLNPVVSIDRNITKIDDALFQAKKSGRNCAVAADIN from the coding sequence ATGAAGTTTAGACTTAGCCTAGTTCTGTTGTTTTTTTGCAACACTGTGTTTGCAAACGATTTGCAATACGTTCGCGTTCAACTTGAATGGAAGTATCAATTCGAATTCGCAGGCTTCATCGCCGCCAAAGAGCTGGGCTATTATCAAGAGGCCGGATTGGATGTCGACTTGGTGGAATACGAGCCATCGGTCGACAATGTTTTGTCGCTGATACAGGGCGATGCGGATTATGTGGTGCATAACTCTAACTTGGTGGTACACGGTGGCCACATTGCGCCGGTTGTGGTGCTAGCCACCTACTTTCAGAGATCACCTTTAATTTTTGTAACCCACCCGTCGATTCGGACTCCCGGCGATTTGGTTGGCAAGCGTATTATGGGCACGACCGATGAGTTTCGTTATAGCTCGCTCGCACTCCTGCTGAATCACTTTTACGTTAACTCCACCAATTCCGATATTCGTGAGCACACCTTTAGTATCGATGACTTTATCCAGGGTAAGGTCGATGCCATGAGCGCTTTTCGCTCGAATCAACTCTACGAGCTTGATCGTTTGGGCGTAGCCTACAACGTGATTGATCCGGCGGATTATGGTTTTGTGAGTAGCGCGGTGAGTGTCCTGGCGACCCAAAATGCCGTGGTCCAAAACCCGGAGCAGACACAGCGGTTTGTTGAGGCCACGAACCGTGGTTGGGAATATGCGCTCGAGAATGTCGATGCAGTCATAGACATGATTTTGACGCGTTACTCTCAGCAAAAAAGCGCGCCGGCTCTGCGGTACGAGGCGGCCGTAACGGAACAAATGATGCAGTTAGACTTGTTCCCATTGGGCGCCACGAGTGACGAGTTGGGGCAGCGAATCTTTAAGCAATTGAAGCGAAGCGGATTGCTGCATGCCGATGAGCGTGGACTGAAGGCCTTGGCTAATAGTTTACGTGAAGCGATTTCTGAAGCCACATTCAGTAGCGGCCTTGAGGTTACTGCAAGTTTTGGCTTCGGTTTGTTGAACCCTGTGGTGAGTATCGATCGTAATATCACTAAGATCGACGACGCTCTGTTTCAAGCCAAAAAATCAGGGCGCAATTGCGCTGTGGCGGCGGATATTAATTAA